The following coding sequences lie in one Glycine max cultivar Williams 82 chromosome 19, Glycine_max_v4.0, whole genome shotgun sequence genomic window:
- the LOC100500389 gene encoding regulator of MON1-CCZ1 complex isoform X5, translated as MVFHMLTFSIRHFGAMFLDQVDYFMMMEISCYSLQQLTRFFSWKVGPFDTLIDPTTDSISEGPIIAIRYSLDTKVIAIQRSNHEIQFWDRETGGTFSHKCRPESESILGFFWTDSQQCDIVLVKTSGLDLYAYNSESKSLQLVQTKKLNVSWYVYTHESRLVLLASGMQCKTFNGFQISSADIVRLPRFEMVMAKSEANSKPVLAAEDAFIVTVYGRIYCLQVDRVAMLLHSYRLYRDAVIQQGSLPIYSNSIAVSVVDNVLLIHQVDAKVVILYDLFADSRAPISAPLPLLLRGFPRSSTLSQSSGRESESTDGNVLSNHEAVTYANTWTFLVPDLVCDVANKLLWKFYLDLEAISASSSEVPSVLEFLQRRKLEANKAKQLCLGIARALILEHRPVPVVAKAVNVLVTSYSHSIKTGSYFKGLKPEKSSTSVVQNTGAEVSAIETDVIGKSIIHESTRRVDSGSLNKASTVSSLDSEDESQSANPKHSSKEAQVEGEVNNEISLSTGAHSSYVMQSSLQSGQEESQLTSAAVSPDEMYSFVFSPVDEEMVGDPSYLVAIIIEFLHSANSEKIRILPNVYVLIIQLMARNEHYAELGLFVLNKILESSKEVALQLLESGRQNAQTRKLGLDMLRQLGLHHDYVLLLVQDGYYLEALRYARKYRNYFQVDTIRPSLFLEAAFVSNDSQHLAAVLRFFTDFLPGFKNTSDHNRYCCILNEMNSSTTV; from the exons ATGGTCTTTCACATGCTTACATTCAGTATCCGCCACTTCGGTGCAATGTTCCTGGATCAAGTGGATTATTTTATGATGATGGAAATAAGTTGCTACTCTCTCCAACAGCTGACCAGGT TTTTTTCATGGAAAGTTGGTCCCTTTGATACTCTCATTGATCCAACCACTGATTCAATAAGTGAAGGCCCTATCATAGCTATTCGGTATTCTTTAGACACAAAGGTAATAGCAATCCAACGTTCAAACCATGAGATACAGTTTTGGGATAGAGAGACTGGGGGGACTTTTAGCCATAAGTGCAGGCCAGAATCAGAAAGTATACTTGGATTCTTTTGGACAGATAGTCAACAGTGTGATATTGTTCTTGTTAAGACCAG TGGTCTAGACTTGTACGCATATAATTCAGAGTCAAAATCACTGCAACTGGTGCAAACAAAGAAACTGAATGTGAGTTGGTATGTTTACACCCATGAAAGTCGCCTGGTTCTTCTTGCTTCTGGCATGCAGTGCAAGACATTCAATGGATTTCAG ATTTCATCTGCAGATATTGTTCGCTTGCCAAGATTTGAGATGGTTATGGCCAAATCTGAGGCAAATAGTAAGCCTGTTTTAGCAGCTGAAGATGCCTTCATTGTCACCGT TTATGGTAGGATATACTGCTTGCAAGTTGATAGAGTTGCTATGCTGCTTCATTCTTATAGGCTATATCGTGATGCAGTGATTCAGCAG GGCTCTTTACCAATTTATTCCAACAGTATTGCCGTGAGTGTGGTCGACAATGTACTTCTTATTCATCAAGTTGATGCAAAGGTTGTTATACTTTATGATCTGTTTGCAGATTCTCGAGCACCAATATCTGCACCGCTTCCTTTGCTATTAAGGGGTTTCCCCAGATCCAGCACTTTATCTCAATCTAGTGGTAGAGAAAGTGAGAGCACAGACGGTAATGTTTTGAGCAATCATGAAGCAGTTACATATGCCAATACATGGACTTTTCTAGTGCCTGACCTCGTATGTGACGTGGCCAATAAGTTATTGTGGAAGTTCTATTTAGACTTAGAG GCAATTTCTGCTAGTAGCTCAGAGGTCCCATCAGTATTAGAGTTCCTGCAGCGGCGGAAGTTGGAAGCTAACAAG GCTAAACAATTGTGCTTGGGTATAGCACGTGCACTTATTCTAGAGCATAGGCCTGTGCCTGTGGTTGCCAAGGCTGTAAATGTACTAGTCACCTCATACTCCCATTCAATTAAAACTGGTAGCTATTTTAAGGGACTGAAACCAGAGAAGTCATCAACTTCTGTTGTACAAAATACTGGTGCTGAGGTATCTGCTATCGAAACAGATGTAATTGGAAAATCAATCATCCATGAATCTACGAGAAGAGTAGACAGTGGATCTCTTAATAAAGCGTCAACTGTTTCAAGTTTGGATTCTGAGGATGAGTCCCAGTCTGCAAATCCAAAACACAGTTCAAAGGAAGCCCAAGTGGAGGGTGAAGTGAATAATGAGATATCTCTGAGCACTGGAGCTCACAGTTCTTATGTTATGCAATCATCTCTTCAGTCTGGGCAAGAGGAATCCCAACTTACTTCTGCAGCAGTTTCGCCAGACGAGATGTACAGCTTTGTCTTTTCTCCTGTTGATGAAGAGATGGTTGGAGACCCTTCTTACTTGGTTGCTATCATTATTGAGTTCCTTCACAG TGCAAATTCAGAGAAGATTCGTATACTCCCAAATGTTTATGTATTAATAATTCAACTAATGGCCCGCAATGAACATTATGCAGAGCTCGGGTTGTTTGTCTTAAACAAG ATTCTGGAGTCCTCTAAAGAAGTTGCACTACAACTACTAGAGTCTGGCCGCCAGAATGCCCAAACTAGGAAGCTTGGTCTGGATATGCTAAGACAACTTGGTTTACATCATGATTATGTTTTACTGCTTGTGCAGGATGGATACTACCTTGAAGCCTTACGATATGCACGGAAGTACAGG AATTACTTTCAGGTGGATACGATCCGGCCATCATTGTTCTTAGAAGCAGCATTTGTTTCCAATGACTCCCAACATCTTGCTGCGGTTCTAAGATTCTTTACAGATTTCCTTCCTGGCTTCAAAAACACCTCAGACCATAATAGATACTGCTGCATACTGAATGAAATGAACTCATCCACGACTGTTTGA
- the LOC100500389 gene encoding regulator of MON1-CCZ1 complex isoform X1 — MSGKASTSKPNIGLSGSDGLSHAYIQYPPLRCNVPGSSGLFYDDGNKLLLSPTADQVFSWKVGPFDTLIDPTTDSISEGPIIAIRYSLDTKVIAIQRSNHEIQFWDRETGGTFSHKCRPESESILGFFWTDSQQCDIVLVKTSGLDLYAYNSESKSLQLVQTKKLNVSWYVYTHESRLVLLASGMQCKTFNGFQISSADIVRLPRFEMVMAKSEANSKPVLAAEDAFIVTVYGRIYCLQVDRVAMLLHSYRLYRDAVIQQGSLPIYSNSIAVSVVDNVLLIHQVDAKVVILYDLFADSRAPISAPLPLLLRGFPRSSTLSQSSGRESESTDGNVLSNHEAVTYANTWTFLVPDLVCDVANKLLWKFYLDLEVSYLFIYVPILNIGAFSFMNNPILQAISASSSEVPSVLEFLQRRKLEANKAKQLCLGIARALILEHRPVPVVAKAVNVLVTSYSHSIKTGSYFKGLKPEKSSTSVVQNTGAEVSAIETDVIGKSIIHESTRRVDSGSLNKASTVSSLDSEDESQSANPKHSSKEAQVEGEVNNEISLSTGAHSSYVMQSSLQSGQEESQLTSAAVSPDEMYSFVFSPVDEEMVGDPSYLVAIIIEFLHSANSEKIRILPNVYVLIIQLMARNEHYAELGLFVLNKILESSKEVALQLLESGRQNAQTRKLGLDMLRQLGLHHDYVLLLVQDGYYLEALRYARKYRNYFQVDTIRPSLFLEAAFVSNDSQHLAAVLRFFTDFLPGFKNTSDHNRYCCILNEMNSSTTV, encoded by the exons ATGTCTGGAAAAGCATCAACTTCAAAGCCTAATATAGGTCTGAGTGGATCTGATGGTCTTTCACATGCTTACATTCAGTATCCGCCACTTCGGTGCAATGTTCCTGGATCAAGTGGATTATTTTATGATGATGGAAATAAGTTGCTACTCTCTCCAACAGCTGACCAG GTTTTTTCATGGAAAGTTGGTCCCTTTGATACTCTCATTGATCCAACCACTGATTCAATAAGTGAAGGCCCTATCATAGCTATTCGGTATTCTTTAGACACAAAGGTAATAGCAATCCAACGTTCAAACCATGAGATACAGTTTTGGGATAGAGAGACTGGGGGGACTTTTAGCCATAAGTGCAGGCCAGAATCAGAAAGTATACTTGGATTCTTTTGGACAGATAGTCAACAGTGTGATATTGTTCTTGTTAAGACCAG TGGTCTAGACTTGTACGCATATAATTCAGAGTCAAAATCACTGCAACTGGTGCAAACAAAGAAACTGAATGTGAGTTGGTATGTTTACACCCATGAAAGTCGCCTGGTTCTTCTTGCTTCTGGCATGCAGTGCAAGACATTCAATGGATTTCAG ATTTCATCTGCAGATATTGTTCGCTTGCCAAGATTTGAGATGGTTATGGCCAAATCTGAGGCAAATAGTAAGCCTGTTTTAGCAGCTGAAGATGCCTTCATTGTCACCGT TTATGGTAGGATATACTGCTTGCAAGTTGATAGAGTTGCTATGCTGCTTCATTCTTATAGGCTATATCGTGATGCAGTGATTCAGCAG GGCTCTTTACCAATTTATTCCAACAGTATTGCCGTGAGTGTGGTCGACAATGTACTTCTTATTCATCAAGTTGATGCAAAGGTTGTTATACTTTATGATCTGTTTGCAGATTCTCGAGCACCAATATCTGCACCGCTTCCTTTGCTATTAAGGGGTTTCCCCAGATCCAGCACTTTATCTCAATCTAGTGGTAGAGAAAGTGAGAGCACAGACGGTAATGTTTTGAGCAATCATGAAGCAGTTACATATGCCAATACATGGACTTTTCTAGTGCCTGACCTCGTATGTGACGTGGCCAATAAGTTATTGTGGAAGTTCTATTTAGACTTAGAGGTCAGTTATTTGTTCATTTATGTGCCAATACTGAACATAGGTGCCTTCTCTTTCATGAATAATCCTATCTTGCAGGCAATTTCTGCTAGTAGCTCAGAGGTCCCATCAGTATTAGAGTTCCTGCAGCGGCGGAAGTTGGAAGCTAACAAG GCTAAACAATTGTGCTTGGGTATAGCACGTGCACTTATTCTAGAGCATAGGCCTGTGCCTGTGGTTGCCAAGGCTGTAAATGTACTAGTCACCTCATACTCCCATTCAATTAAAACTGGTAGCTATTTTAAGGGACTGAAACCAGAGAAGTCATCAACTTCTGTTGTACAAAATACTGGTGCTGAGGTATCTGCTATCGAAACAGATGTAATTGGAAAATCAATCATCCATGAATCTACGAGAAGAGTAGACAGTGGATCTCTTAATAAAGCGTCAACTGTTTCAAGTTTGGATTCTGAGGATGAGTCCCAGTCTGCAAATCCAAAACACAGTTCAAAGGAAGCCCAAGTGGAGGGTGAAGTGAATAATGAGATATCTCTGAGCACTGGAGCTCACAGTTCTTATGTTATGCAATCATCTCTTCAGTCTGGGCAAGAGGAATCCCAACTTACTTCTGCAGCAGTTTCGCCAGACGAGATGTACAGCTTTGTCTTTTCTCCTGTTGATGAAGAGATGGTTGGAGACCCTTCTTACTTGGTTGCTATCATTATTGAGTTCCTTCACAG TGCAAATTCAGAGAAGATTCGTATACTCCCAAATGTTTATGTATTAATAATTCAACTAATGGCCCGCAATGAACATTATGCAGAGCTCGGGTTGTTTGTCTTAAACAAG ATTCTGGAGTCCTCTAAAGAAGTTGCACTACAACTACTAGAGTCTGGCCGCCAGAATGCCCAAACTAGGAAGCTTGGTCTGGATATGCTAAGACAACTTGGTTTACATCATGATTATGTTTTACTGCTTGTGCAGGATGGATACTACCTTGAAGCCTTACGATATGCACGGAAGTACAGG AATTACTTTCAGGTGGATACGATCCGGCCATCATTGTTCTTAGAAGCAGCATTTGTTTCCAATGACTCCCAACATCTTGCTGCGGTTCTAAGATTCTTTACAGATTTCCTTCCTGGCTTCAAAAACACCTCAGACCATAATAGATACTGCTGCATACTGAATGAAATGAACTCATCCACGACTGTTTGA
- the LOC100500389 gene encoding regulator of MON1-CCZ1 complex isoform X3 yields the protein MSGKASTSKPNIGLSGSDGLSHAYIQYPPLRCNVPGSSGLFYDDGNKLLLSPTADQVFSWKVGPFDTLIDPTTDSISEGPIIAIRYSLDTKVIAIQRSNHEIQFWDRETGGTFSHKCRPESESILGFFWTDSQQCDIVLVKTSGLDLYAYNSESKSLQLVQTKKLNVSWYVYTHESRLVLLASGMQCKTFNGFQISSADIVRLPRFEMVMAKSEANSKPVLAAEDAFIVTVYGRIYCLQVDRVAMLLHSYRLYRDAVIQQGSLPIYSNSIAVSVVDNVLLIHQVDAKVVILYDLFADSRAPISAPLPLLLRGFPRSSTLSQSSGRESESTDGNVLSNHEAVTYANTWTFLVPDLVCDVANKLLWKFYLDLEAISASSSEVPSVLEFLQRRKLEANKAKQLCLGIARALILEHRPVPVVAKAVNVLVTSYSHSIKTGSYFKGLKPEKSSTSVVQNTGAEVSAIETDVIGKSIIHESTRRVDSGSLNKASTVSSLDSEDESQSANPKHSSKEAQVEGEVNNEISLSTGAHSSYVMQSSLQSGQEESQLTSAAVSPDEMYSFVFSPVDEEMVGDPSYLVAIIIEFLHSANSEKIRILPNVYVLIIQLMARNEHYAELGLFVLNKILESSKEVALQLLESGRQNAQTRKLGLDMLRQLGLHHDYVLLLVQDGYYLEALRYARKYRNYFQVDTIRPSLFLEAAFVSNDSQHLAAVLRFFTDFLPGFKNTSDHNRYCCILNEMNSSTTV from the exons ATGTCTGGAAAAGCATCAACTTCAAAGCCTAATATAGGTCTGAGTGGATCTGATGGTCTTTCACATGCTTACATTCAGTATCCGCCACTTCGGTGCAATGTTCCTGGATCAAGTGGATTATTTTATGATGATGGAAATAAGTTGCTACTCTCTCCAACAGCTGACCAG GTTTTTTCATGGAAAGTTGGTCCCTTTGATACTCTCATTGATCCAACCACTGATTCAATAAGTGAAGGCCCTATCATAGCTATTCGGTATTCTTTAGACACAAAGGTAATAGCAATCCAACGTTCAAACCATGAGATACAGTTTTGGGATAGAGAGACTGGGGGGACTTTTAGCCATAAGTGCAGGCCAGAATCAGAAAGTATACTTGGATTCTTTTGGACAGATAGTCAACAGTGTGATATTGTTCTTGTTAAGACCAG TGGTCTAGACTTGTACGCATATAATTCAGAGTCAAAATCACTGCAACTGGTGCAAACAAAGAAACTGAATGTGAGTTGGTATGTTTACACCCATGAAAGTCGCCTGGTTCTTCTTGCTTCTGGCATGCAGTGCAAGACATTCAATGGATTTCAG ATTTCATCTGCAGATATTGTTCGCTTGCCAAGATTTGAGATGGTTATGGCCAAATCTGAGGCAAATAGTAAGCCTGTTTTAGCAGCTGAAGATGCCTTCATTGTCACCGT TTATGGTAGGATATACTGCTTGCAAGTTGATAGAGTTGCTATGCTGCTTCATTCTTATAGGCTATATCGTGATGCAGTGATTCAGCAG GGCTCTTTACCAATTTATTCCAACAGTATTGCCGTGAGTGTGGTCGACAATGTACTTCTTATTCATCAAGTTGATGCAAAGGTTGTTATACTTTATGATCTGTTTGCAGATTCTCGAGCACCAATATCTGCACCGCTTCCTTTGCTATTAAGGGGTTTCCCCAGATCCAGCACTTTATCTCAATCTAGTGGTAGAGAAAGTGAGAGCACAGACGGTAATGTTTTGAGCAATCATGAAGCAGTTACATATGCCAATACATGGACTTTTCTAGTGCCTGACCTCGTATGTGACGTGGCCAATAAGTTATTGTGGAAGTTCTATTTAGACTTAGAG GCAATTTCTGCTAGTAGCTCAGAGGTCCCATCAGTATTAGAGTTCCTGCAGCGGCGGAAGTTGGAAGCTAACAAG GCTAAACAATTGTGCTTGGGTATAGCACGTGCACTTATTCTAGAGCATAGGCCTGTGCCTGTGGTTGCCAAGGCTGTAAATGTACTAGTCACCTCATACTCCCATTCAATTAAAACTGGTAGCTATTTTAAGGGACTGAAACCAGAGAAGTCATCAACTTCTGTTGTACAAAATACTGGTGCTGAGGTATCTGCTATCGAAACAGATGTAATTGGAAAATCAATCATCCATGAATCTACGAGAAGAGTAGACAGTGGATCTCTTAATAAAGCGTCAACTGTTTCAAGTTTGGATTCTGAGGATGAGTCCCAGTCTGCAAATCCAAAACACAGTTCAAAGGAAGCCCAAGTGGAGGGTGAAGTGAATAATGAGATATCTCTGAGCACTGGAGCTCACAGTTCTTATGTTATGCAATCATCTCTTCAGTCTGGGCAAGAGGAATCCCAACTTACTTCTGCAGCAGTTTCGCCAGACGAGATGTACAGCTTTGTCTTTTCTCCTGTTGATGAAGAGATGGTTGGAGACCCTTCTTACTTGGTTGCTATCATTATTGAGTTCCTTCACAG TGCAAATTCAGAGAAGATTCGTATACTCCCAAATGTTTATGTATTAATAATTCAACTAATGGCCCGCAATGAACATTATGCAGAGCTCGGGTTGTTTGTCTTAAACAAG ATTCTGGAGTCCTCTAAAGAAGTTGCACTACAACTACTAGAGTCTGGCCGCCAGAATGCCCAAACTAGGAAGCTTGGTCTGGATATGCTAAGACAACTTGGTTTACATCATGATTATGTTTTACTGCTTGTGCAGGATGGATACTACCTTGAAGCCTTACGATATGCACGGAAGTACAGG AATTACTTTCAGGTGGATACGATCCGGCCATCATTGTTCTTAGAAGCAGCATTTGTTTCCAATGACTCCCAACATCTTGCTGCGGTTCTAAGATTCTTTACAGATTTCCTTCCTGGCTTCAAAAACACCTCAGACCATAATAGATACTGCTGCATACTGAATGAAATGAACTCATCCACGACTGTTTGA
- the LOC100500389 gene encoding regulator of MON1-CCZ1 complex isoform X6: MSGKASTSKPNIGLSGSDGLSHAYIQYPPLRCNVPGSSGLFYDDGNKLLLSPTADQVFSWKVGPFDTLIDPTTDSISEGPIIAIRYSLDTKVIAIQRSNHEIQFWDRETGGTFSHKCRPESESILGFFWTDSQQCDIVLVKTSGLDLYAYNSESKSLQLVQTKKLNVSWYVYTHESRLVLLASGMQCKTFNGFQISSADIVRLPRFEMVMAKSEANSKPVLAAEDAFIVTVYGRIYCLQVDRVAMLLHSYRLYRDAVIQQGSLPIYSNSIAVSVVDNVLLIHQVDAKVVILYDLFADSRAPISAPLPLLLRGFPRSSTLSQSSGRESESTDGNVLSNHEAVTYANTWTFLVPDLAISASSSEVPSVLEFLQRRKLEANKAKQLCLGIARALILEHRPVPVVAKAVNVLVTSYSHSIKTGSYFKGLKPEKSSTSVVQNTGAEVSAIETDVIGKSIIHESTRRVDSGSLNKASTVSSLDSEDESQSANPKHSSKEAQVEGEVNNEISLSTGAHSSYVMQSSLQSGQEESQLTSAAVSPDEMYSFVFSPVDEEMVGDPSYLVAIIIEFLHSANSEKIRILPNVYVLIIQLMARNEHYAELGLFVLNKILESSKEVALQLLESGRQNAQTRKLGLDMLRQLGLHHDYVLLLVQDGYYLEALRYARKYRNYFQVDTIRPSLFLEAAFVSNDSQHLAAVLRFFTDFLPGFKNTSDHNRYCCILNEMNSSTTV; encoded by the exons ATGTCTGGAAAAGCATCAACTTCAAAGCCTAATATAGGTCTGAGTGGATCTGATGGTCTTTCACATGCTTACATTCAGTATCCGCCACTTCGGTGCAATGTTCCTGGATCAAGTGGATTATTTTATGATGATGGAAATAAGTTGCTACTCTCTCCAACAGCTGACCAG GTTTTTTCATGGAAAGTTGGTCCCTTTGATACTCTCATTGATCCAACCACTGATTCAATAAGTGAAGGCCCTATCATAGCTATTCGGTATTCTTTAGACACAAAGGTAATAGCAATCCAACGTTCAAACCATGAGATACAGTTTTGGGATAGAGAGACTGGGGGGACTTTTAGCCATAAGTGCAGGCCAGAATCAGAAAGTATACTTGGATTCTTTTGGACAGATAGTCAACAGTGTGATATTGTTCTTGTTAAGACCAG TGGTCTAGACTTGTACGCATATAATTCAGAGTCAAAATCACTGCAACTGGTGCAAACAAAGAAACTGAATGTGAGTTGGTATGTTTACACCCATGAAAGTCGCCTGGTTCTTCTTGCTTCTGGCATGCAGTGCAAGACATTCAATGGATTTCAG ATTTCATCTGCAGATATTGTTCGCTTGCCAAGATTTGAGATGGTTATGGCCAAATCTGAGGCAAATAGTAAGCCTGTTTTAGCAGCTGAAGATGCCTTCATTGTCACCGT TTATGGTAGGATATACTGCTTGCAAGTTGATAGAGTTGCTATGCTGCTTCATTCTTATAGGCTATATCGTGATGCAGTGATTCAGCAG GGCTCTTTACCAATTTATTCCAACAGTATTGCCGTGAGTGTGGTCGACAATGTACTTCTTATTCATCAAGTTGATGCAAAGGTTGTTATACTTTATGATCTGTTTGCAGATTCTCGAGCACCAATATCTGCACCGCTTCCTTTGCTATTAAGGGGTTTCCCCAGATCCAGCACTTTATCTCAATCTAGTGGTAGAGAAAGTGAGAGCACAGACGGTAATGTTTTGAGCAATCATGAAGCAGTTACATATGCCAATACATGGACTTTTCTAGTGCCTGACCTC GCAATTTCTGCTAGTAGCTCAGAGGTCCCATCAGTATTAGAGTTCCTGCAGCGGCGGAAGTTGGAAGCTAACAAG GCTAAACAATTGTGCTTGGGTATAGCACGTGCACTTATTCTAGAGCATAGGCCTGTGCCTGTGGTTGCCAAGGCTGTAAATGTACTAGTCACCTCATACTCCCATTCAATTAAAACTGGTAGCTATTTTAAGGGACTGAAACCAGAGAAGTCATCAACTTCTGTTGTACAAAATACTGGTGCTGAGGTATCTGCTATCGAAACAGATGTAATTGGAAAATCAATCATCCATGAATCTACGAGAAGAGTAGACAGTGGATCTCTTAATAAAGCGTCAACTGTTTCAAGTTTGGATTCTGAGGATGAGTCCCAGTCTGCAAATCCAAAACACAGTTCAAAGGAAGCCCAAGTGGAGGGTGAAGTGAATAATGAGATATCTCTGAGCACTGGAGCTCACAGTTCTTATGTTATGCAATCATCTCTTCAGTCTGGGCAAGAGGAATCCCAACTTACTTCTGCAGCAGTTTCGCCAGACGAGATGTACAGCTTTGTCTTTTCTCCTGTTGATGAAGAGATGGTTGGAGACCCTTCTTACTTGGTTGCTATCATTATTGAGTTCCTTCACAG TGCAAATTCAGAGAAGATTCGTATACTCCCAAATGTTTATGTATTAATAATTCAACTAATGGCCCGCAATGAACATTATGCAGAGCTCGGGTTGTTTGTCTTAAACAAG ATTCTGGAGTCCTCTAAAGAAGTTGCACTACAACTACTAGAGTCTGGCCGCCAGAATGCCCAAACTAGGAAGCTTGGTCTGGATATGCTAAGACAACTTGGTTTACATCATGATTATGTTTTACTGCTTGTGCAGGATGGATACTACCTTGAAGCCTTACGATATGCACGGAAGTACAGG AATTACTTTCAGGTGGATACGATCCGGCCATCATTGTTCTTAGAAGCAGCATTTGTTTCCAATGACTCCCAACATCTTGCTGCGGTTCTAAGATTCTTTACAGATTTCCTTCCTGGCTTCAAAAACACCTCAGACCATAATAGATACTGCTGCATACTGAATGAAATGAACTCATCCACGACTGTTTGA